The following are encoded together in the Gimesia chilikensis genome:
- a CDS encoding ribonucleoside-diphosphate reductase subunit alpha gives MIRAQTEWIVRKRGGRKAPFDASLIGRAISNAFRAELNLAENQPLDDEIRMEIPEMVETVANEISSAASSDEGIEVEKIQDVVEMMLMRRGHYRIARRYIVYRAERAKLRALRGSSELEDDADTVKSSAPRFHVVLKDGTKVPFDESRILARLSEACRGLEGDCSAEDLLEEVMRSIFDGISVEELYRAMILAARTRIERDPAYDTVASRLMLKIIYNDALGNAPADVNELNQLYVDRFQQFLNDGIEAKRLSPDLLSFDLNRIALALEPKRDHLFQYLGLQAIFDRYLLHIGGRRIETPQYFWMRVSMGLAIQEQDDPTGRAIEFYNILSTFRFTSATPTLFNSATLHPQLSSCYLSTVDDDLDHIFKCVSDNAKLSKWAGGLGNDWTQIRATNSHISGTNGQSQGVIPFLKVVNDTAVAVNQGGKRKGAVCSYLETWHLDVEEFLDLRKNTGDDRRRTHDMHTANWIPDLFMRRVREDAEWTLFSPDSVPDLHDLYGHDFEKRYVEYEQMTETGEIKLFRKVSAVELWRKMLTRLFETGHPWITWKDPSNIRSPQDHTGVVHSSNLCTEILLNTSRDETAVCNLGSVNLKLHIVDGQLDLGMLEETVRTAMRMLDNVIDINYYPTAEARNSNTRHRPVGLGVMGFQDALLAQGISYASMQAVEFADASMEAISYFAILASSELAGERGRYGSYHGSKWERGLLPIDTLDLYEKERGVPIDVDRQTRLDWQRVRDSIAANGMRNSNVMAIAPTATISTIIGVSQSIEPSYKHLYVKSNLSGEFTQVNRQLVDDLKALDLWDADMLEALKYYDGSVVEIERIPDDVKARYLTSFEVEPKWIIECAAHRQKWIDMGQSLNLYLSEPSGKKLHEMYMLAWERGLKTTYYLRTLAATQVEKSTVDVNKFGIQPRWMKNASASGDIQVERAAAATIVTPGQSCNLEDGECEACQ, from the coding sequence ATGATTCGAGCGCAAACAGAATGGATCGTCAGGAAGCGCGGGGGGCGCAAAGCTCCGTTTGATGCTTCGTTGATCGGTCGAGCAATCTCCAACGCTTTTCGTGCAGAATTGAATCTCGCGGAAAATCAGCCACTCGATGATGAAATCCGGATGGAAATTCCGGAGATGGTCGAGACAGTGGCCAACGAAATTTCTTCAGCAGCCAGCAGTGATGAAGGCATTGAAGTCGAAAAGATTCAGGACGTCGTCGAGATGATGCTGATGCGTCGCGGGCACTACCGGATCGCCCGTCGCTACATCGTCTATCGTGCTGAACGCGCCAAACTGCGGGCCCTGCGTGGTTCCTCAGAGCTGGAAGACGATGCAGATACCGTCAAGTCTTCCGCACCTCGTTTCCACGTGGTCCTCAAAGACGGCACGAAAGTTCCCTTTGACGAATCACGAATTCTGGCCCGCCTGTCGGAAGCCTGTCGCGGCCTGGAAGGGGACTGCTCAGCAGAAGACCTGCTGGAAGAAGTCATGCGTTCCATCTTCGATGGTATCTCCGTAGAAGAACTGTATCGCGCCATGATTCTGGCAGCCCGGACCCGTATCGAACGGGATCCCGCTTACGATACCGTTGCTTCACGCCTGATGCTGAAGATCATTTACAACGACGCTCTGGGGAATGCTCCCGCGGACGTAAATGAGCTGAATCAGCTGTACGTCGATCGGTTCCAGCAGTTCCTGAACGACGGCATCGAAGCCAAACGTCTGAGCCCCGATCTGCTCAGCTTTGACCTGAATCGTATCGCTCTGGCTCTCGAGCCCAAGCGGGATCACCTGTTCCAGTACCTGGGACTGCAGGCGATCTTTGACCGTTACCTGCTGCACATTGGCGGCCGTCGCATTGAAACACCTCAGTATTTCTGGATGCGTGTTTCCATGGGCCTGGCAATCCAGGAGCAGGACGATCCGACCGGACGGGCGATTGAGTTCTACAATATTCTTTCAACCTTCCGCTTCACCTCTGCGACGCCGACTCTGTTCAACTCAGCCACACTGCACCCGCAGTTGAGCTCCTGTTATCTGTCGACCGTCGATGACGACCTGGATCATATCTTCAAGTGTGTTTCCGACAATGCCAAGCTCTCCAAGTGGGCCGGCGGACTGGGGAACGACTGGACTCAGATTCGGGCGACCAACTCGCACATCAGTGGTACCAACGGCCAGAGCCAGGGCGTGATTCCGTTCCTGAAAGTGGTCAACGATACGGCTGTGGCTGTGAACCAGGGTGGCAAGCGGAAAGGGGCTGTCTGCTCCTACCTCGAAACCTGGCACCTGGATGTCGAAGAGTTCCTCGATCTGCGGAAGAACACCGGCGATGATCGTCGTCGTACTCACGACATGCACACCGCCAACTGGATTCCCGACCTGTTTATGCGTCGCGTTCGCGAAGACGCCGAATGGACCCTGTTCAGCCCGGACAGTGTACCCGATCTGCATGACCTCTACGGTCACGATTTCGAAAAGCGGTACGTCGAATACGAACAGATGACCGAAACCGGCGAGATCAAACTGTTCCGGAAGGTTTCTGCCGTCGAACTGTGGCGGAAGATGCTGACCCGTCTGTTCGAAACCGGTCATCCCTGGATTACCTGGAAAGATCCGTCCAACATCCGTTCTCCGCAGGATCATACCGGCGTGGTTCACAGCAGTAACCTCTGTACCGAGATTCTGCTCAACACCTCCCGTGATGAGACCGCGGTCTGCAACCTGGGTTCCGTCAACCTCAAGCTGCACATCGTCGATGGTCAGCTCGACCTGGGCATGCTGGAAGAAACGGTTCGCACTGCGATGCGGATGCTCGACAACGTGATCGACATCAACTACTACCCGACTGCCGAAGCACGCAACTCCAACACCCGTCATCGTCCCGTCGGTCTGGGCGTGATGGGCTTCCAGGACGCGCTGCTTGCCCAGGGAATCAGCTATGCCAGCATGCAGGCGGTTGAATTCGCCGATGCCAGCATGGAAGCCATTTCCTACTTCGCGATTCTGGCTTCGTCCGAACTCGCCGGAGAACGGGGCCGCTATGGTTCCTATCATGGTTCCAAGTGGGAACGGGGCCTGTTGCCGATCGATACGCTCGACCTCTACGAGAAAGAGCGGGGCGTGCCGATTGACGTGGATCGTCAGACCCGTCTGGACTGGCAGCGTGTTCGTGATTCGATCGCTGCGAACGGCATGCGTAACAGTAACGTGATGGCAATCGCCCCTACGGCAACCATCTCCACGATTATCGGTGTGTCACAGTCGATTGAGCCTTCCTACAAGCATCTGTATGTGAAGAGCAACCTGTCTGGTGAGTTTACCCAGGTCAACCGTCAACTGGTGGACGATCTGAAAGCCCTCGACCTGTGGGATGCGGACATGCTGGAAGCTCTCAAGTACTACGATGGTTCGGTCGTCGAAATTGAACGGATTCCCGATGATGTGAAGGCCCGTTACCTGACGTCATTCGAAGTGGAACCCAAGTGGATTATCGAATGTGCGGCCCATCGCCAGAAATGGATCGACATGGGGCAGTCACTGAACCTGTACCTCTCAGAACCATCCGGGAAGAAAC
- the hpnC gene encoding squalene synthase HpnC, which yields MTVFEHELAAWGPDSAYFEGTDAPVSLSEAQAYCRRIALGHYENFPVVSWVLPRELRTHFFNVYAFCRWADDLGDEIEGAERSLALLSWWRSQLEACYAGLPQAGQEHGSETVKLHPVFIALTPTIVEFDLPQQAFDDLIQAFEQDQRVQEYETFAQLLEYCQRSANPVGRLVLHLCRSVTEENLAWSDSICTGLQLANFWQDVARDYEIGRIYLPAEDRRQFGYSREQLENREFNSAFQCLLAFEVERARKYLRDGLPLVPRLPGRLQVDIDLFARGGLRILDHVEGVQFNVWKTRPVVSKGEFFGLLMQSLARRWGLLGR from the coding sequence ATGACGGTATTTGAGCACGAATTAGCAGCCTGGGGACCGGATTCGGCCTATTTTGAGGGGACGGATGCTCCAGTTTCCCTGTCGGAGGCACAGGCCTACTGTCGGCGGATCGCGCTGGGGCATTACGAGAATTTCCCCGTCGTCTCCTGGGTGCTGCCGCGTGAGTTACGCACGCACTTCTTCAACGTGTATGCTTTCTGCCGCTGGGCCGATGATCTGGGGGATGAAATCGAAGGAGCAGAGCGATCACTGGCGCTGCTCAGCTGGTGGCGGTCGCAGCTTGAAGCCTGTTACGCCGGACTGCCTCAGGCAGGACAGGAACATGGCTCAGAGACGGTCAAACTGCACCCGGTCTTCATTGCGTTGACGCCGACGATTGTTGAGTTCGATCTGCCTCAGCAGGCCTTTGATGATCTGATTCAGGCGTTCGAACAGGATCAGCGGGTACAGGAATACGAGACCTTCGCACAACTGCTGGAGTACTGCCAGCGAAGTGCCAATCCGGTGGGACGACTGGTCCTGCATCTGTGCCGATCGGTGACCGAGGAGAACCTGGCGTGGTCCGATTCGATCTGCACTGGCCTGCAACTCGCGAATTTCTGGCAGGATGTGGCCCGAGATTATGAGATCGGTCGCATCTATCTGCCCGCGGAGGATCGACGCCAGTTCGGTTATAGCCGGGAGCAGTTAGAGAACCGTGAATTTAACTCTGCCTTTCAGTGTCTGCTGGCGTTTGAGGTTGAACGGGCGCGTAAATATCTGAGGGACGGATTACCTTTGGTGCCCCGCCTGCCGGGCCGTCTGCAGGTGGATATCGATCTGTTTGCGCGGGGAGGCTTGAGGATCCTGGATCATGTGGAAGGCGTGCAGTTCAACGTCTGGAAAACGCGGCCGGTGGTCTCCAAGGGAGAGTTCTTCGGCCTGTTGATGCAGAGTCTCGCCCGGCGGTGGGGGTTGTTGGGACGTTAG